In the genome of Botrytis cinerea B05.10 chromosome 13, complete sequence, one region contains:
- the Bctbf1 gene encoding Bctbf1: protein MADSSINSLTMASTNDDVPIKLEATQNIPSSPQLSALKRRVSSTELESPEKRQRIEFESTQPQLSIPDSANQIVDMPPADDVDDGLGDLDIDAIIASGVAHVSAEYQDAGTMEMNDHTSHQDQSHEANISTLSPPKTPHSQIRQPNSRAAYERLRTDHQLSLQVISLMSLECLAVQMLNILSEGGYDEIVVMVTQRDTARGLSFQTLNDLFDKTKRIYGTSTFLSADELNIIDPAQREIIRLANHATFVSSVFGGQEVGFYELNEHFVNTWTREGEAISKASGQLLMNLKTQIIVAALSMEESDKPVEDLIDEIFSPEFRNLLSHRHPYPLTDDELQLLVDLDIRRVYLINQGNDPAKIKELSDLFNWDSFLRSTHIHMDAYRPLVEPYMSKYGLTIPTSTGYSQGSNGGPSNGNTFAYAGTNVDAEHTTQNVPEDAGIYQQSTTPQNGYRQSQYQTTYQPPNQSPNTYSTQYNTTNTSTTTPHHSQSESTSALYEKARQAAAAKNNPGQKARPGLPSQRRPWSTEEENALMAGLDSVKGPHWSQILALYGDKGSVSTILRDRNQVQLKDKARNLKLFFLKSNIEVPYYLQCVTGELKTRAPTQAARKEAEERARLAGNEESARFHGVLALAAGMQNSNQENGNGSPYQQTPEPLEDHKSGSNSPEILQVEESGLDNSQQVESHQQSLEMQEMNVEDRLRQQLLAATNI, encoded by the exons CTCAATTGTCTGCGTTAAAACGAAGAGTTTCATCGACAGAGTTAGAATCGCCAGAAAAGAGGCAGAGGATTGAATTCGAATCAACGCAACCACAACTTTCCATCCCCGACTCCGCCAATCAAATTGTCGACATGCCACCCGCAGATGATGTAGATGATGGCCTGGGGGATCTCGATATTGACGCTATCATTGCCTCCGGTGTTGCTCATGTCTCTGCCGAGTATCAAGATGCGGGAACTATGGAAATGAATGATCATACCTCCCACCAAGACCAATCGCATGAAGCAAATATAAGTACACTTTCTCCCCCGAAAACTCCTCATTCTCAGATTCGACAACCAAACAGCCGCGCTGCCTACGAACGACTCCGTACCGATCATCAATTATCTCTGCAGGTGATAAGTCTAATGTCATTGGAATGCCTG GCTGTCCAAATGTTGAACATTCTTTCCGAAGGAGGATACGATGAGATAGTCGTAATGGTAACGCAAAGAGATACTGCTCGTGGACTGTCATTCCAAACATTGAACGATCTTTTCgataaaacaaaaagaatttatgGAACTTCAACTTTTCTCTCTGCCGACGAACTCAATATCATAGACCCAGCTCAGCGAGAGATTATCAGACTTGCGAATCATGCGACTTTTGTATCCAGTGTATTTGGTGGACAAGAGGTTGGATTTTATGAACTCAATGAACATTTCGTCAATACCTGGACTCGGGAAGGAGAGGCCATATCGAAAGCATCGGGCCAATTGCTCATGAACTTGAAGACACAAATTATTGTTGCAGCACTATCAATGGAAGAGTCTGACAAACCTGTCGAGGATCTTATAGATGAGATATTTTCTCCAGAATTCCGAAATCTTCTCTCCCACAGGCATCCCTATCCTCTCACAGATGATGAGCTACAACTACTTGTCGATTTAGATATTAGAAGAGTATATTTGATCAATCAAGGAAATGATCCCGCCAAAATTA AGGAACTGAGTGATCTCTTCAACTGGGACTCTTTTCTAAGATCCACCCATATTCATATGGATGCTTATAGACCATTGGTAGAACCCTATATGTCTAAATATGGGCTCACGATCCCCACCTCGACCGGATATTCGCAGGGTTCGAATGGCGGTCCATCGAATGGAAATACTTTTGCATACGCTGGCACTAATGTTGATGCTGAGCATACAACTCAAAATGTCCCCGAAGATGCAGGCATATATCAACAATCGACTACTCCACAAAATG GATATcgtcaatctcaatatcaaactaCCTATCAACCCCCCAATCAATCACCTAATACTTACTCAACTCAATATAATACCACTAATACATCTACAACTACACCTCATCATTCTCAATCAGAATCAACCTCTGCTCTTTACGAAAAAGCTAGACAAGCTGCAGCTGCAAAGAATAATCCGGGACAGAAAGCCAGACCTGGACTGCCATCTCAACGTCGACCCTGGAGcacggaagaagaaaatgccTTGATGGCAGGTCTCGATTCGGTAAAAGGTCCACATTGGAGTCAAATACTTGCTCTTTACGGCGATAAAGGATCAGTCAGCACTATTTTGCGTGATAGGAATCAAGTTCAACTAAAAGATAAAGCGCGAAACCTTAAGCTATTCTTCCTCAAGAGTAATATTGAGGTTCCATATTATCTTCAATGCGTGACTGGTGAACTTAAGACCAGAGCACCAACCCAAGCGGCTAGAAAGGAAGCGGAAGAGAGGGCCAGACTCGCAGGGAATGAAGAGAGCGCAAGGTTTCATGGTGTACTAGCACTGGCTGCAGGCATGCAAAATTCAAACCAGGAGAATGGAAACGGAAGTCCCTATCAACAAACTCCAGAGCCTTTGGAAGATCATAAAAGCGGAAGCAATAGCCCCGAGATATTGCAAGTGGAGGAATCTGGACTTGATAATTCACAACAAGTCGAAAGTCATCAACAAAGTCTGGAAATGCAGGAAATGAATGTGGAGGATAGATTGAGACAGCAGTTGTTAGCTGCTACCAATATCTAA
- the Bcstc3 gene encoding Bcstc3, which produces MNLVMKANGNGSLKNVPADLDNFTNGKNADIICPIRYIYDYLPQKPKWLQAQQVTLNDLLQLQSVEIQGNTRKNRIAIYPGAAHLPVHTGLGNFRQSKHWKANERATRELLELFAQDQHCKDAMLTNGQSMATLAKRQLRSPVLDTYSRFSIYMFADANENRIQLLAQSVILIFIFDDMWENASSKFTSQVRDDFIGRIQGNVSKSIADTPLQRRMHEIRQGFLDGDKEDGGNAGAEILQELIEFCRHEHPEGFSSVREYLDYRYDDIANRFTWACTKFSLHLKVDLRSPKLRRLLGYLGDQISIANDLASYDKEAKQFLEGRSKEMINLVHTIMQVNRINGVAAAKSMAYAIQLWTENEILEELRALSGQGQLSDEEWKLVDGCLVAASGNLLTSIVISRYGGEEAKIAS; this is translated from the exons ATGAATCTTGTTATGAAAGCCAATGGCAACGGATCACTCAAGAATGTCCCCGCTGATCTCGATAACTTCACCAATGGAAAGAATGCGGATATAATTTGTCCAATTAGATATATTTACGATTATCTCCCTCAGAAGCCAAAGTGGTTGCAGGCACAACAAGTCACTCTCAATGACCTGCTGCAACTACAATCAGTCGAAATACAGGGGAATACCAGGAAAAATAGAATTGCCATCTACCCTGGAGCGGCTCATCTACCAGTTCACACTGGGCTTGGAAATTTTCGACAGAGTAAACACTGGAAAGCAAATGAGAGGGCGACGAGAGAGTTACTCGAGTTATTTGCGCAGGATCAACACTGCAAGGATGCCATGCTAACCAATGGACAATCTATGGCAACTCTTGCCAAACGACAGCTCCGAAGTCCGGTTTTGGATACATATAGTCGCTTTAGCATTTATATGTTTGCAGATGCAAATGAGAACCGAATCCAGCTTCTGGCTCAAAGcgtgattttgattttcatatttgatg ACATGTGGGAAAATGCATCCTCAAAATTT ACCAGCCAGGTGCGAGATGATTTCATTGGACGTATTCAAGGCAATGTCTCCAAGTCTATAGCAGACACTCCACTACAGAGACGAATGCATGAAATCAGGCAAGGATTCTTAGACGGGGAtaaggaagatggaggaaatgCAGGTGCAGAGATACTTCAAGAACTTATTGAGTTTTGTCGTCATGAGCACCCTGAGGGATTTTCATCTGTACGGGAATACCTTGATTATCGTTATGATGACATCGCAAATAG ATTCACGTGGGCGTGTACCAAATTCTCTCTACATCTGAAGGTCGATCTACGTAGTCCAAAACTTCGTCGCCTATTAGGCTACCTTGGTGATCAAATCTCTATTGCCAATGATCTTGCTTCGTACGATAAAGAAGCGAAGCAATTTCTTGAAGGAAGATCGAAGGAGATGATTAATCTAGTACATACTATTATGCAGGTCAATCGTATCAATGGTGTTGCAGCAGCGAAGTCAATGGCTTACGCTATACAGCTCTGGACCGAGAATGAGATTTTAGAAGAGCTGAGAGCCCTGAGTGGCCAGGGACAGCTCAGCGATGAGGAATGGAagttggtggatggatgctTGGTTGCTGCTTCAGGCAATCTTTTGACTTCAATTGTGATATCCAGGTATGGAGGTGAGGAGGCAAAGATAGCCTCGTGA